In Paenibacillus sp. FSL M7-0420, a single genomic region encodes these proteins:
- a CDS encoding ABC transporter ATP-binding protein codes for MEHVIEMNNVSRSFQEKQAVKQVSFTINRGSITAVLGPNGAGKTTTLAMLLGLLEPSEGSVKVFGLKPADVRVKQRTGAMLQEVSVMDRLKVRELLALIRSYYPQPMEMEVLLQATGLQAADLNRYAEKLSGGQKRSLSFALALAGNPDLLFFDEPTVGLDTTARRHFWERVRGLADQGKTILFSTHYLQEAEDIADRILLFNRGVLAADGSPDEIKARLVKKSLSFLASGDPALLHSQLLELPAVEGCYEKDGRLHVTTGNTDEALRAIFVNGLAVQDVRIDQGKLDEAFEQLTLNQEEAAV; via the coding sequence ATGGAACATGTCATTGAAATGAACAATGTCAGTCGCAGCTTCCAGGAGAAGCAAGCGGTGAAGCAGGTGAGCTTCACGATTAACCGCGGCTCGATCACAGCGGTGCTTGGCCCTAACGGAGCTGGCAAAACCACCACACTGGCGATGCTGCTGGGCTTGCTTGAGCCCTCGGAGGGCAGCGTGAAGGTGTTCGGTCTTAAGCCGGCAGACGTCAGGGTGAAGCAGCGGACCGGAGCCATGCTCCAGGAGGTCAGTGTCATGGACCGGCTGAAGGTCCGGGAGCTTCTGGCTCTGATCCGCAGCTATTATCCGCAGCCGATGGAGATGGAGGTGCTGCTTCAGGCGACGGGGCTCCAGGCGGCGGATCTGAACCGCTATGCGGAGAAGCTCTCCGGCGGGCAAAAGCGCAGCCTCAGCTTCGCGCTGGCGCTGGCGGGCAACCCGGATCTGCTGTTTTTTGACGAGCCGACGGTGGGGTTGGATACAACAGCGCGGCGGCATTTCTGGGAGAGGGTGCGGGGACTGGCCGATCAGGGCAAGACGATTCTGTTCAGCACCCATTATCTGCAGGAGGCGGAGGATATCGCGGACCGGATTCTGCTGTTCAACCGGGGAGTGCTGGCGGCGGACGGAAGCCCGGACGAGATTAAGGCGAGACTGGTCAAGAAGTCGCTGTCCTTCCTGGCGTCCGGCGACCCGGCGCTGCTGCACAGTCAATTGCTGGAGCTGCCAGCCGTGGAAGGCTGCTACGAGAAGGATGGACGGCTGCATGTGACGACAGGGAATACGGATGAGGCGCTGCGGGCTATTTTCGTGAACGGGCTGGCCGTGCAGGATGTACGGATCGACCAGGGGAAGCTGGATGAAGCGTTCGAGCAATTGACCCTGAATCAAGAGGAGGCGGCAGTATGA
- a CDS encoding TetR/AcrR family transcriptional regulator, whose translation MTTEKPGLRERKKEETRRTLSDVACSLAMERGASQVRVEDIAAAANVSMRTFNNYFASKEAAMVGNAYQRSERIAATLASRPSDEPLQDSIRAAVLEGFAETTDRQWYARIVLLRDDPALFGATRKVEIEIERELARVIAERTHKDVKLDLYPDLLAALLMAAIRTAVFHWVSATPGGQTLNDMLEQAIGQLRFE comes from the coding sequence ATGACGACTGAGAAACCGGGCTTGAGAGAACGAAAGAAAGAAGAGACCAGGCGGACGCTAAGCGATGTAGCGTGTAGTCTAGCCATGGAGAGAGGGGCCAGTCAGGTCCGTGTGGAGGATATAGCCGCAGCCGCCAATGTTTCCATGCGGACATTCAATAACTATTTTGCCTCCAAAGAGGCCGCAATGGTTGGCAATGCTTATCAGCGTTCCGAGCGGATAGCGGCTACCCTTGCCAGCCGTCCGTCAGATGAACCGCTGCAGGACTCCATCCGCGCCGCTGTGCTTGAGGGATTCGCCGAGACGACAGACCGGCAGTGGTATGCACGCATCGTCCTTCTCCGTGATGATCCGGCATTGTTCGGCGCAACACGGAAGGTGGAGATCGAGATTGAGCGGGAGCTCGCCAGGGTGATCGCGGAACGTACACACAAGGATGTGAAGCTCGACCTTTACCCGGACTTATTAGCCGCGCTGCTCATGGCAGCGATACGCACAGCGGTTTTTCATTGGGTAAGCGCAACTCCCGGAGGACAGACGCTGAACGACATGCTGGAACAGGCGATTGGGCAATTGAGGTTTGAATAA
- a CDS encoding EAL domain-containing protein gives MNCVDCADIDPIEDQGELKLRPCSDPLAAAIRNAGYEAFETSKTCIIPYHRKEELLKLIEMLVAAKDIADSLSVCVKSKGAPAAPDRWLTFDQLKVRFANENLVSIIMSHDFCSHMQPIVNFSEEIVGFEFLLRPLPQGSYFQPYELFEIARRTGFHSFLDRAARISAIETGSKLLPKGIKRFINFLPSSIYNPKYCLTHTFEAIRRLDQNPEDYVFEVVETEQISDIAHLRAIFAEYRQQGMRVALDDVGAGYSTVELMSSLQPDYVKVDRSLISFCDRDEGKQRMLREIISRAGEFGASLLAEGIERREEFLVCRDLGMDLGQGYLFGLPEDKPPGRFGITA, from the coding sequence ATGAACTGTGTTGATTGTGCTGACATCGACCCGATAGAGGATCAAGGGGAGCTGAAGCTCCGCCCCTGCTCTGATCCGCTGGCTGCTGCCATCCGGAATGCCGGTTATGAAGCATTTGAGACAAGCAAGACCTGTATCATTCCATATCATCGTAAGGAAGAGCTGTTGAAGCTGATAGAAATGCTGGTGGCGGCTAAGGACATAGCGGACTCCTTATCCGTATGCGTTAAGAGCAAAGGTGCCCCTGCGGCTCCGGACCGGTGGCTGACCTTCGATCAGCTGAAGGTCCGCTTCGCTAACGAGAATCTGGTGTCCATCATTATGAGCCATGATTTTTGCAGCCACATGCAGCCGATTGTGAATTTCAGCGAGGAGATTGTCGGCTTTGAATTTCTGCTGCGCCCGCTGCCCCAGGGCAGTTATTTTCAGCCCTATGAGCTGTTTGAGATTGCCCGGCGGACAGGGTTTCATTCCTTTCTTGACCGGGCCGCCCGGATCTCGGCGATAGAGACCGGCAGTAAGCTGCTGCCCAAGGGCATTAAGCGGTTCATTAACTTCCTGCCCTCTTCTATTTATAATCCCAAGTATTGTCTTACTCATACCTTCGAGGCGATCCGGAGGCTGGACCAGAACCCGGAGGATTATGTATTTGAAGTAGTGGAGACGGAGCAGATCAGCGATATTGCACATCTGCGCGCCATCTTCGCCGAATACCGCCAGCAGGGGATGCGGGTTGCACTGGATGATGTAGGCGCGGGCTACTCGACGGTTGAGTTGATGTCCAGCCTCCAGCCGGATTATGTCAAGGTTGACCGTAGCCTGATCAGCTTCTGTGACCGGGATGAGGGGAAGCAGCGGATGCTTAGAGAGATTATCTCCAGGGCTGGCGAATTCGGTGCAAGCCTGCTGGCTGAAGGCATTGAACGCCGTGAGGAATTCCTGGTCTGCCGTGATCTCGGTATGGACCTGGGACAAGGCTATCTGTTCGGGCTGCCGGAGGATAAGCCGCCGGGAAGGTTCGGAATTACGGCCTGA
- a CDS encoding ABC transporter permease has translation MRSTWKLVWPPFVAVLFFVGIWQLSVMLFDIPAYQLPSPADIARESKNNASGIWEHTAATLRLTLIGFPVGTGIGLLTALLLHLLPWVKRAIYPLLILSQNVPSIALAPLLIIWFGFGLLPKIILITLVCFFPVAVAAMGGMAQSDRVMMNYMKMAGAGKWQIFTRLELPGSLPSLFSGLKISATYAVMGAVVAEWIGADKGIGYYMLLQKASYRADRMFVAIAIIVLLSLVLFALIALLERWLVRWKPRKEA, from the coding sequence GTGAGAAGCACCTGGAAGCTAGTGTGGCCGCCCTTTGTGGCGGTCCTCTTTTTTGTCGGGATATGGCAGCTATCGGTCATGCTGTTCGACATCCCGGCTTACCAGTTGCCCAGCCCCGCGGATATCGCGCGTGAATCGAAGAACAACGCCTCCGGGATCTGGGAGCACACCGCCGCCACGCTGCGGCTGACCCTGATCGGCTTCCCGGTCGGCACAGGCATCGGCCTGCTCACCGCCTTGCTGCTGCATCTGCTGCCCTGGGTCAAGCGGGCGATCTATCCGCTGCTGATCCTCAGCCAGAATGTGCCCTCCATTGCGCTGGCCCCGCTGCTGATTATCTGGTTCGGCTTCGGCCTGCTGCCCAAAATCATCCTGATCACCCTCGTCTGCTTCTTCCCCGTAGCTGTTGCAGCCATGGGCGGAATGGCCCAAAGCGACCGGGTGATGATGAATTATATGAAGATGGCCGGTGCGGGCAAGTGGCAGATCTTCACCCGGCTGGAGCTTCCCGGCTCCTTGCCCTCCCTGTTCTCCGGGCTCAAAATCTCCGCCACCTATGCGGTGATGGGCGCAGTGGTGGCCGAATGGATCGGTGCCGACAAAGGGATCGGCTACTATATGCTGCTGCAGAAGGCCTCTTACCGGGCGGACCGGATGTTCGTGGCCATCGCCATTATCGTGCTGCTGAGTCTCGTATTATTCGCGCTCATTGCCCTGCTGGAGAGATGGCTGGTGCGCTGGAAGCCGCGCAAGGAAGCTTAA
- a CDS encoding sensor histidine kinase, with protein sequence MALKQFRVFPKRFGFFPYIWLIYLVFPILNLQGYSGLRLMAGYALVLLFLVTYRQLYWTEGKPYSAWLGLQMLIIVVLFIGYSPFNLYMAFFTSNFIGWYTDSRNFGRALTIFTAMLASMFLLSLVQYQSMDILFMLPFLMMMLVTPFGIRSINRRRVLEKELDQANERIKEMVKREERVRIARDLHDTMGHTLSLITLKSQLVERLVVKNPERAQAEAREIQRTSRAALRQVRELVSEMRAVSVAEELAEAAEMLRSAEIALEVEGDAALPGVSGLTQSILSLCIKEGITNIVKHSRADQCRISIVMTPGEVQITLEDNGIGVDASGSEGTERRDGNGMKGMGERLALIDGSLTLAPRPGGGTMLRVVTPRVVKDGKDGETA encoded by the coding sequence ATGGCTCTTAAGCAGTTCCGGGTATTTCCCAAAAGATTTGGCTTCTTCCCCTATATCTGGCTGATCTATCTGGTGTTTCCGATTCTTAACCTTCAGGGGTATAGCGGGCTCAGGCTGATGGCGGGTTATGCGCTGGTCCTGCTGTTCCTGGTTACGTACCGTCAGCTCTACTGGACGGAGGGCAAGCCCTACTCGGCCTGGCTGGGACTGCAAATGTTGATTATTGTGGTGTTATTTATAGGGTATAGCCCCTTCAACTTATATATGGCTTTCTTCACCAGCAACTTCATCGGCTGGTATACCGATTCACGCAACTTTGGGCGGGCCTTGACGATATTTACGGCGATGCTGGCCTCGATGTTCCTGCTGTCCCTGGTACAGTATCAGAGCATGGACATTCTGTTCATGCTGCCTTTTCTGATGATGATGCTGGTGACTCCCTTCGGCATCCGCTCGATTAACCGGCGGCGGGTGCTGGAGAAGGAGCTGGACCAGGCCAATGAGCGGATCAAGGAAATGGTCAAGCGCGAGGAGCGGGTACGGATCGCCCGTGATCTGCACGATACGATGGGACACACGCTGTCGCTGATTACGCTGAAGAGCCAGCTTGTCGAGCGGCTGGTCGTCAAGAATCCCGAGCGGGCGCAGGCGGAGGCCCGTGAGATCCAGCGGACCTCGCGAGCCGCGCTGCGCCAGGTACGGGAGCTGGTCTCGGAGATGCGAGCGGTCTCAGTCGCCGAAGAGCTGGCCGAGGCGGCGGAGATGCTGCGCAGTGCGGAGATCGCGCTAGAGGTAGAGGGAGATGCGGCACTGCCGGGCGTGTCCGGTCTGACGCAGAGTATTCTCAGCCTGTGCATCAAAGAGGGAATCACCAATATCGTCAAGCATAGCCGTGCGGACCAGTGCCGGATTAGCATCGTAATGACACCCGGGGAGGTACAGATTACACTGGAGGATAACGGCATAGGGGTAGATGCCAGCGGTTCGGAGGGGACGGAGCGCCGGGACGGCAACGGCATGAAGGGGATGGGCGAGCGGCTGGCCCTGATTGACGGCTCGCTGACGCTTGCTCCAAGGCCCGGCGGGGGAACCATGCTGAGAGTGGTCACACCAAGAGTAGTTAAGGATGGAAAGGATGGGGAAACGGCATGA
- a CDS encoding ABC transporter substrate-binding protein, whose amino-acid sequence MGVKKTTGMLLISSMLVLAVAGCGGGNNSGNAGASAPAAGNSTAAPDATAAAPTDAPKALTPVKIALDWTPNTNHTGLYAAKELGYYAEEGLDVQIVQPGAAGSDTMVTSGEAQFGISAQEALTLARLQDVPLVSIAAIIQHNTSGFAAPKDRNIKTPKDFEGKTYGGWGSPAEQAAMKAIMDPEGGDVSKVKLVNIGEADFFTAVKRDIDFAWIFYAWTGVEAELRGEPLDMLYLKDYAPQLDYYTPVLTTSEKEIAEHPEVVKAFLKATSKGYQYAIDHPEEAATVLSDAVPDLDPKLVLASQKWLSPKYKDDAPRWGEQKLEIWKNYADWMYGLKLLDKPLDAESTFTNEFLPES is encoded by the coding sequence ATGGGAGTCAAAAAAACAACAGGAATGCTGCTGATCAGCTCTATGCTGGTTCTCGCGGTCGCGGGATGTGGCGGCGGGAACAACAGCGGCAATGCGGGGGCCAGCGCACCTGCTGCCGGTAACAGCACAGCTGCACCTGATGCAACCGCAGCCGCACCCACGGATGCACCTAAGGCGCTGACCCCGGTCAAGATTGCCCTGGACTGGACGCCGAACACGAATCATACCGGCCTGTATGCTGCCAAGGAGCTGGGCTATTACGCGGAGGAAGGTCTTGATGTGCAGATTGTACAGCCGGGCGCTGCCGGTTCCGACACAATGGTCACTTCTGGTGAAGCCCAGTTCGGCATCAGCGCCCAGGAGGCGCTGACCCTGGCCCGTCTGCAGGATGTGCCGCTGGTATCGATTGCTGCAATCATTCAGCATAATACCTCCGGGTTCGCGGCTCCGAAGGACCGCAATATTAAGACGCCGAAGGATTTCGAAGGCAAAACGTACGGAGGCTGGGGCTCCCCTGCGGAGCAGGCTGCCATGAAAGCCATCATGGACCCCGAAGGCGGGGATGTCTCCAAGGTGAAGCTGGTGAATATCGGCGAAGCGGACTTTTTTACAGCCGTGAAGCGGGATATTGACTTCGCCTGGATCTTCTATGCCTGGACCGGCGTGGAAGCGGAGCTGCGCGGGGAGCCGCTGGATATGCTGTATCTGAAGGATTACGCTCCGCAGCTGGATTACTACACTCCGGTGCTGACCACCAGCGAGAAGGAGATCGCCGAGCACCCTGAAGTGGTGAAGGCCTTCCTTAAGGCTACGTCAAAAGGCTATCAGTACGCCATCGACCACCCGGAAGAAGCCGCGACGGTCTTGTCCGATGCTGTCCCTGATCTGGACCCCAAGCTGGTGCTGGCCAGCCAGAAATGGCTTAGCCCGAAATACAAGGACGACGCCCCGCGCTGGGGTGAGCAGAAGCTTGAGATCTGGAAGAATTACGCCGACTGGATGTACGGCCTGAAGCTGCTGGATAAGCCGCTGGATGCGGAGAGTACGTTTACGAATGAATTTTTGCCGGAATCATAA
- a CDS encoding ABC transporter permease, with amino-acid sequence MNPMIAQCKAELLRIIRNPYYVFWSLLMPIMFYFIFTRVVNTGTDDTKQWQAHYLMSMAAFSVMGSAIMTLGIRLVQEQTQGWNTFIRITPLPSSVYFFGKMFGQSIMHLFSILCIFSAGYLINGVSLTASEWLLSGLWLLAGSLPFLALGTIIGSMKRVDTASGVSNVLYMGLAVAGGMWMPLEIMPKLMQKIGHWLPSYNYGNGAWAIVAGESPQWRAVLLLLGYLAVFMLLSVYIRKKQEAV; translated from the coding sequence ATGAACCCTATGATAGCCCAGTGCAAGGCAGAGCTGCTGCGGATTATCCGCAACCCCTATTATGTATTCTGGTCGCTGCTCATGCCGATTATGTTCTACTTCATCTTCACCCGGGTGGTCAATACGGGGACGGACGATACGAAGCAGTGGCAGGCGCATTATCTGATGTCGATGGCGGCCTTCAGCGTGATGGGCTCGGCGATTATGACGCTTGGCATCCGGCTGGTGCAGGAGCAGACGCAGGGATGGAATACGTTTATCCGCATTACTCCGCTGCCGTCCTCGGTATATTTTTTCGGCAAAATGTTCGGTCAGAGCATCATGCATCTGTTCTCGATTCTGTGTATTTTCTCAGCCGGATATCTGATTAACGGGGTATCGCTGACTGCTTCGGAGTGGCTGCTTAGCGGACTGTGGCTGCTTGCGGGCTCGCTGCCTTTTCTCGCGCTGGGTACAATTATCGGGTCCATGAAGCGGGTGGATACGGCCAGCGGGGTGAGCAATGTGCTCTATATGGGGCTGGCGGTGGCCGGGGGCATGTGGATGCCTCTGGAGATTATGCCTAAGCTGATGCAGAAGATCGGGCACTGGCTGCCGTCTTACAATTACGGAAATGGAGCCTGGGCGATTGTAGCGGGAGAGTCCCCGCAGTGGAGGGCAGTGCTGCTGCTGCTCGGTTACCTGGCCGTGTTTATGTTATTATCGGTCTATATCCGAAAAAAACAGGAAGCGGTGTAA
- a CDS encoding response regulator transcription factor, whose amino-acid sequence MSVTLLYVEDDREIGSVVAADLREREYAVRWLESGDGALEAAEGCQLAILDVMLPGLDGFTVGQRLKRAYPELPVLMLSARTSIDDKLQGLDFADDYLTKPFHPDELAARIEVLLRRSGAAAPAQLTLKHLVVRPGSSVVTEAATGREIMLTGKQFQIFSYLLRHLGQILTKEQIYEAVWGESYIEGDKTLMVHIRYLREKLELDPAAPEIIETVRGIGYRVRG is encoded by the coding sequence GTGAGTGTAACCCTATTGTACGTAGAAGATGACCGGGAGATCGGCAGTGTAGTAGCGGCAGACCTGCGGGAACGGGAATATGCTGTGCGCTGGCTGGAGAGCGGAGACGGGGCGCTTGAAGCTGCAGAGGGCTGCCAGCTTGCGATTCTGGATGTGATGCTGCCGGGGCTGGACGGCTTCACCGTCGGCCAGCGGCTGAAGCGGGCCTATCCGGAGCTGCCGGTTCTGATGCTCTCGGCGCGCACCTCCATTGACGATAAGCTTCAGGGGCTGGACTTCGCGGATGATTATCTGACCAAGCCGTTTCATCCCGATGAGCTGGCGGCGAGAATCGAGGTTCTGCTGAGAAGAAGCGGAGCTGCCGCGCCCGCTCAGCTGACCCTTAAGCATCTGGTTGTCAGACCGGGGAGCAGTGTGGTCACGGAAGCCGCGACCGGACGGGAGATTATGCTTACCGGCAAGCAGTTTCAGATCTTCTCTTATCTGCTGCGGCACCTGGGCCAGATTCTGACCAAGGAGCAGATCTATGAGGCGGTCTGGGGGGAGAGCTACATCGAAGGCGACAAGACGCTGATGGTACATATCCGTTATCTGCGCGAGAAGCTGGAGCTTGATCCGGCCGCGCCGGAGATTATTGAGACGGTGAGGGGAATCGGCTACCGGGTGAGAGGGTGA
- a CDS encoding ABC transporter ATP-binding protein — translation MELEKADVDGRLGTRSVPPALEVSSISKSFQHRRRETQVLDQVSLTVEPQEFVSIVGPSGCGKSTLFHIIGGLTLPDTGTVSMNGIPVTGQRGKISYMPQQPALFPWRSTLDNVLLGGELQGAPQREAREAARHWLAKIGLGGFERAYPHMLSGGMQQRAAFLRAMLAPQELMLLDEPFSALDALTREQMQRWLLELWEENRRSVLFITHNIEEALLLSTRIYVFSGRPGSVLHTVEVPFPRPRREEIADSPEFLRMRRQLSEWMREEQAKSQS, via the coding sequence ATTGAACTGGAGAAAGCGGACGTCGATGGACGCCTGGGTACACGGAGTGTGCCGCCTGCGCTCGAAGTCAGCAGCATCAGCAAGTCGTTCCAGCACCGCCGCCGGGAGACGCAGGTGCTGGATCAGGTGTCCCTGACCGTGGAGCCGCAGGAATTCGTCTCCATTGTCGGCCCGTCCGGCTGCGGGAAAAGCACGCTGTTCCATATCATCGGCGGCCTTACGCTGCCGGATACCGGAACGGTGAGCATGAACGGCATCCCGGTGACCGGGCAGCGCGGCAAGATCAGCTATATGCCGCAGCAGCCCGCGCTGTTCCCGTGGCGCAGCACACTGGATAACGTCCTGCTTGGCGGCGAGCTGCAAGGCGCCCCGCAGCGGGAGGCCCGCGAGGCTGCGCGCCACTGGCTGGCGAAGATCGGCCTCGGCGGCTTCGAGCGGGCCTACCCGCACATGCTGTCCGGCGGCATGCAGCAGCGGGCCGCCTTCCTGCGGGCCATGCTCGCGCCGCAGGAGCTGATGCTGCTCGATGAGCCGTTCAGCGCGCTCGACGCGCTGACCCGCGAGCAGATGCAGCGCTGGCTGCTGGAGCTGTGGGAGGAGAACCGCCGCTCCGTGCTGTTCATCACCCATAACATCGAAGAGGCGCTGCTGCTCTCCACCCGCATCTACGTCTTCTCCGGGCGTCCCGGCTCCGTCCTCCACACCGTGGAGGTCCCGTTCCCGCGCCCGCGCCGCGAAGAGATCGCCGATTCGCCGGAGTTCCTCCGGATGCGGCGCCAGCTCTCAGAGTGGATGCGCGAGGAGCAGGCGAAGAGCCAGAGCTAA
- a CDS encoding pyridoxamine 5'-phosphate oxidase family protein, which produces MDNKELEKTIIQVLDDNRFGSFGTIEAGNKPKVRYMAVFHDGLSIYLATNRKTHKVEELQDNPNACLLLGYEQGGGKDVLEIEATVAVTKDDGLRSKVWNESLEKWFKGPDDPDYVILELSPSRIEYMGKNGEHGVWQS; this is translated from the coding sequence ATGGATAACAAAGAGCTGGAGAAAACAATCATACAGGTGCTGGACGACAACAGGTTCGGTTCCTTCGGCACGATTGAGGCCGGTAACAAGCCTAAGGTGCGTTACATGGCGGTATTTCATGACGGGCTGTCCATCTATCTGGCAACTAACCGCAAGACGCATAAGGTAGAAGAGCTTCAGGATAATCCTAATGCTTGTCTCTTGCTTGGCTATGAACAGGGCGGCGGCAAGGATGTACTGGAGATTGAAGCTACGGTTGCCGTGACGAAGGATGACGGCTTGCGCTCTAAGGTATGGAATGAGTCCCTGGAGAAATGGTTCAAGGGACCGGATGATCCCGATTATGTCATTCTTGAGCTGTCACCTTCACGGATTGAATATATGGGCAAGAACGGTGAGCACGGGGTATGGCAGTCTTAA
- a CDS encoding response regulator transcription factor — translation MIRIIIAEDQRLLRGAMASLLDLEEDIEVAGEAGDGAEALALIERVQPDVCLMDIEMPLMSGLEVAEILKSRGCATRIIILTTFARPGYFERGVKAGIQGYLLKDEPVDKLADAIRRVMAGGREVSPELVFGSLREENPLSDREREILKLAAAGRSAGEIAAALHLSYGTVRNYISEILSKLAVKTRIEAVRLAEDKGWM, via the coding sequence ATGATCAGGATCATAATTGCCGAGGATCAGCGGCTGCTGCGCGGTGCGATGGCATCGCTGCTTGATCTGGAGGAGGATATTGAGGTGGCGGGCGAAGCCGGGGACGGGGCGGAGGCGCTGGCCCTGATCGAACGTGTCCAGCCGGATGTGTGTCTGATGGATATTGAGATGCCGCTGATGAGCGGCCTGGAGGTGGCTGAGATACTGAAATCGCGGGGCTGCGCCACCCGGATTATTATCCTGACCACCTTCGCCCGTCCCGGCTATTTCGAGCGCGGGGTGAAGGCCGGAATCCAGGGATATCTGCTGAAGGATGAGCCGGTGGATAAGCTGGCGGATGCCATCCGCCGTGTGATGGCCGGGGGGCGCGAGGTCTCGCCTGAGCTGGTGTTCGGCAGCCTGCGCGAAGAGAACCCGCTCTCGGACCGGGAGCGGGAGATTCTGAAGCTGGCCGCCGCGGGCCGCAGCGCAGGAGAGATCGCCGCGGCGCTCCACCTCTCCTATGGCACGGTTCGCAACTACATCTCGGAGATCCTCAGCAAGCTTGCGGTCAAGACCCGGATCGAAGCCGTGCGGCTGGCGGAGGACAAGGGCTGGATGTAG
- a CDS encoding thiamine-binding protein, with amino-acid sequence MANTLLSIQVIPKTPNNEDSIPYVDKAIEVIQKSGVKHQVNPLETTMEGELSELLDIVRDMHEALIASGSPSVISQIKIAHNPGGISMEKLTEKYRP; translated from the coding sequence ATGGCTAACACACTGCTCAGCATTCAGGTAATTCCCAAGACACCGAACAACGAGGATTCCATCCCTTACGTGGACAAGGCTATAGAGGTCATTCAAAAGTCAGGCGTGAAGCATCAGGTGAATCCGCTGGAGACCACGATGGAAGGCGAGCTGTCCGAGCTGCTGGATATTGTGCGCGACATGCATGAGGCGCTGATCGCTTCCGGCAGTCCTAGTGTCATCTCACAGATCAAGATCGCCCATAATCCGGGCGGCATCAGCATGGAGAAGCTGACGGAGAAATACCGGCCGTGA
- a CDS encoding MFS transporter codes for MKKLIWIGCLSYFVIGLAHVVLGSILPVLLQHYDRSYSAGGELIFSQFAGFLAGVLVSPLLNRRFGKRGGILIATGLLLCAEIAYAFLPPWGWMYVIAVAAGFGFGMIEAVIGTIIIAAVTEGTAVAMSRLEVLFGVGALLMPLAASPLIAAGQWRLAFLIVAACSLLSLLFWAKSSFGPLDSALNERPARPDRAAAAGTTRRLSLPYKGNQWVVLGLFILFFFLYVGTEMSLVNFMPAIFIAKLGMSEAAAALTVTFFWLAMSAGRLFAGVIAEKISYRIYVLVSCFAALLLLVIFPFAGHRLAAFAIILLLGLFMSGIFSIALVFSSKLLPGAEESTPSIMIASGGIGGAVLPLLTGWSMDHLQIAQTSGLLAAFAALLFVLSVTAWRIG; via the coding sequence TTGAAAAAACTAATCTGGATCGGCTGTCTCTCCTATTTCGTAATCGGCCTCGCCCATGTTGTGCTGGGCTCCATTCTGCCAGTGCTGCTCCAGCATTATGACCGCAGCTACAGTGCAGGGGGCGAGCTGATCTTCAGCCAGTTCGCGGGCTTCCTGGCCGGCGTACTGGTCTCGCCGCTGCTGAACCGGCGGTTCGGCAAGCGCGGCGGCATTCTGATTGCCACCGGCCTGCTGCTATGCGCCGAGATTGCCTATGCCTTCCTCCCGCCCTGGGGCTGGATGTACGTAATTGCCGTAGCCGCAGGGTTCGGCTTCGGGATGATCGAAGCCGTCATCGGCACGATTATTATAGCCGCAGTCACCGAAGGAACGGCCGTTGCCATGAGCCGGCTGGAGGTGCTGTTCGGTGTCGGGGCGCTGCTCATGCCGCTGGCGGCCAGTCCGCTGATTGCCGCAGGGCAGTGGAGGCTGGCCTTCCTGATCGTTGCCGCCTGCTCCCTCCTCTCGCTGCTCTTCTGGGCGAAGAGCAGCTTCGGCCCGCTGGACAGCGCGCTGAATGAGCGGCCTGCCCGCCCTGACCGCGCTGCGGCAGCGGGAACCACCAGAAGATTGTCCTTGCCCTACAAGGGCAATCAATGGGTGGTGCTTGGCTTGTTCATTCTGTTCTTCTTTCTTTATGTAGGCACTGAGATGAGCCTGGTGAATTTCATGCCGGCGATCTTCATCGCGAAGCTGGGCATGAGCGAGGCCGCGGCTGCACTCACGGTGACCTTCTTCTGGCTCGCCATGTCGGCGGGCAGACTGTTCGCCGGTGTCATCGCCGAGAAGATTTCCTACCGCATCTATGTGCTCGTCAGCTGCTTTGCCGCTTTGCTGCTGCTCGTTATTTTCCCGTTCGCCGGTCACCGGCTTGCCGCTTTTGCGATCATCCTGCTGCTTGGCCTGTTCATGTCCGGCATCTTCTCAATCGCGCTGGTCTTCTCCAGTAAGCTGCTGCCCGGCGCGGAAGAATCGACGCCCAGCATTATGATCGCCTCCGGCGGAATTGGCGGCGCAGTACTGCCGCTGCTGACCGGCTGGTCCATGGATCATCTGCAGATCGCCCAGACCTCGGGACTTTTGGCCGCTTTTGCCGCGCTGTTATTCGTGCTGAGCGTAACCGCCTGGAGAATAGGGTAA